Genomic window (Arcobacter aquimarinus):
AGCTTTTGCTTTAGGTGGAGGTGCTTCTCGTGGTGCTTTTCATTTAGGAGTTTTAGATTTTTGTGAAGAACAAAACATAGATATAAAAGCTTATAGTGGCTCTTCAATTGGAGCAATTATTGCAGCCTCCCATGCAAGTGGAATAAAAGCAAAAGAGCAACTAAAAATATTCTCTTCAAAAGATGTAAAACAAGCTTTAAAATTTAATTATTTTAAAAATGGTTTACTTAAAATTGATACATCAAATAAAATTATTAAAGAGTTATTACCTATTGAAAAACTTGAAAATATTCCAAAACCTATTTGGGTTAGTGCTTATGATATCAAAAAAAAGCAATTACACTATTTCAATAGTGGAGACACTGTCACTTTATGTATGGCATCAAGTGCATTAATTCCACTTTTTAAACCGGTCTCTTATGAAGGAATGTATTTAATAGATGGTGGTTTATTTGATAATCTTCCCATAAAACCTCTTCAAAATAAAAGTTATGATATTCATACTCTAGATTTATTTGCAAAAGAGCCCAAAATAGGAACAAAAAATAAAAATCCAATTAAAAATATAAAAAAATTACTCTTTAAGCAACTTCATCAAAATCATAAACATAGTATAGAAAACACCCATTATTACATAGGAACTCATCATATAAGAAATTTTTCTTTATTCAGTTTTAAAGAACTAGAAGAGTGTTTTAAATTAGGTTTTAAAGAGGCTCAAAAACATTTTTTAGATATACTATAAATAAAAACACAAAAGATTTATACAATGTCACAAATCCCACAATTTACCCATTTACATTTACATACAGAATATTCATTATTAGATGGGGCTAATAAAATAAAACCTCTGGCAAAAAAACTAAAAAAACTTGGTATGACAAGTGTTGCAATGACAGATCATGGAAATATGTTTGGTGCAATTGACTTTTACAATGCAATGAGAGCAGAAGATATAAAACCAATTATTGGAATGGAAGCTTATATTCATAATAGCGATGATATTGGAGATAAAACAAATAGGCAAAGATTTCACTTATGTTTATATGCTAAAAATGAAAT
Coding sequences:
- a CDS encoding patatin-like phospholipase family protein — encoded protein: MQLNNIAFALGGGASRGAFHLGVLDFCEEQNIDIKAYSGSSIGAIIAASHASGIKAKEQLKIFSSKDVKQALKFNYFKNGLLKIDTSNKIIKELLPIEKLENIPKPIWVSAYDIKKKQLHYFNSGDTVTLCMASSALIPLFKPVSYEGMYLIDGGLFDNLPIKPLQNKSYDIHTLDLFAKEPKIGTKNKNPIKNIKKLLFKQLHQNHKHSIENTHYYIGTHHIRNFSLFSFKELEECFKLGFKEAQKHFLDIL